Proteins from a genomic interval of Oreochromis aureus strain Israel breed Guangdong linkage group 6, ZZ_aureus, whole genome shotgun sequence:
- the LOC120440770 gene encoding B-cell receptor CD22-like, protein MILAEAGFLFLGFILCLSGVNGGETRICALKGSSVDLNCSHQHLTSSRKWFTVRLNGSKYVQSELSVDGQRVTYNMSEEKNPTLTINDLRESDANTYCCMKTTDSPGLCWYNGITLQVVAELQVKVIPATEGQTVTLMCSSSCPLTEKPAAYIWYKNREFLYEDWSPWYQELLSSEEAVTYSCAVKGYEDLRAPEVSVDSITETCFSVTYAKGRMCSYRKTSVDEPCSITYPREVHILRTNYTSDNVTLTCNTTCKLFDPETAYMSCRNTSRNYKNQQCLTHNNSTYRFSCAVKGHKYLQSAEVCVQGKNCRIKNYVSRRICALEGSSVNITSEYSHPDNMKPKFKCWSKKWRKDEVEVEELIEAAGRVEYQDNMKNQHILTINNLKNNDSGGYTFRFNKDDKKWTQSDLPGVFLIVTELRVKMSPSAVVTEGQRVTLTCSTSCPLTDNTNYIWYLISQPLTLTEAQNKHLILNPVSREDAGSYSCAVKTNKDISSAPKTLTVQSITGTWTPAAAGVSAALLVLILLTVCWCVR, encoded by the exons GTGTTAATGGAGGAGAAACCAGGATCTGTGCTCTCAAAGGTTCATCAGTGGATCTGAACTGCTCACATCAACATCTGACTTCAAGCAGAAAATGGTTCACTGTACGCTTGAATGGATCAAAGTATGTTCAGAGTGAGCTCTCTGTGGATGGACAACGTGTAACGTACAACATGTCtgaagagaaaaacccaactttAACCATCAATGATCTAAGAGAGAGTGATGCAAACACTTACTGCTGTATGAAGACTACAGACAGTCCAGGACTCTGTTGGTACAATGGAATTACTCTTCAGGTTGTTGCAG AGCTGCAGGTAAAGGTGATTCCTGCCACAGAGGGACAGACAGTAACACtgatgtgcagcagcagctgtcctCTGACTGAAAAGCCTGCAGCCTACATCTGGTACAAGAACAGAGAGTTTCTCTATGAGGACTGGTCTCCCTGGTACCAAGAGCTGCTCAGCAGTGAGGAAGCAGTCACATACTCCTGTGCTGTCAAAGGCTACGAGGATCTCAGAGCCCCTGAAGTCTCTGTGG ATTCCATCACAGAGACCTGCTTCAGTGTGACCTATGCTAAAGGGAGAATGTGTTCTTACAGGAAGACATCAGTAGATGAGCCGTGCTCCATCACATATCCCAGAG AGGTTCATATTCTAAGAACTAATTACACATCAGATAATGTCACACTGACCTGTAACACCACCTGTAAGCTGTTTGACCCTGAAACTGCCTACATGAGCTGTCGAAACACAAGCAGAAACTACAAGAATCAACAATGTTTAACTCACAACAATTCAACATACAGGTTCTCTTGTGCTGTGAAAGGCCACAAGTACCTTCAGTCTGCAGAAGTCT GTGTTCAGGGTAAAAACTGCCGAATTAAGAATTATGTCAGCAGGAGAATCTGTGCTCTGGAAGGATCTTCAGTGAACATCACAAGTGAATACTCACATCCTGATAACATGAAGCCAAAGTTTAAATGTTGGAgtaaaaaatggagaaaagatGAAGTGGAAGTTGAAGAGCTGATTGaggctgcaggtcgtgtggagTATCAGGACAACATGAAGAACCAACACATCCTGACCATCAACAACCTGAAGAACAATGACTCAGGAGGATACACATTCAGATTCAACAAGGATGATAAAAAATGGACCCAGTCTGATCTGCCTGGAGTCTTTTTGATTGTTACAG AGCTGAGAGTGAAGATGAGTCCTTCTGCAGTGGTGACAGAGGGTCAGAGAGTCACACTGACCTGCAGTACCAGCTGTCCTCTGACTgacaacacaaactacatttggtACTTGATCAGTCAACCTCTGACCCTGACAGAGgctcaaaacaaacatctgaTCCTAAACCCAGTCAGCAGGGAGGATGCAGGAAGCTACTCCTGTGCTGTGAAAACCAACAAAGATATCAGCTCTGCTCCAAAGACTCTCACTGTCCAAAGTATCACAGGAACATGGacaccagcagctgcaggagtttctgcagctctgctggtTTTAATTCTTCTCACTGTCTGCTGGTGTGTTAGGTAA